The nucleotide sequence GGAAATTAACCCTCCCCCCCCGATCGCCACAAAAATGGCATGAATGGGTTGCTGATACTGGCGCAGAATTTCCATCCCAATGGTGCCCTGACCGGCAATTACATCCGGGTCATCAAAAGGATGGATAAAGGTCATCCCCTTTTCCGCTTCCAGTTGGCGGGCATAGGCATAGGCGTCATCGTAGGTATCTCCATGCAGGATGACTTCTCCACCGCGGGCGCGCACCGCATTTATCTTCACCTGGGGGGTGGTCACCGGCATCACAATGATGGCGCGAGTACCAAGCTGGCGGGCACCGAGAGCAACCCCCTGGGCATGGTTGCCCGCTGACGCCGCAATCACCCCCTGGGCAAGCTGCTCAGGGGGCAGCTTTGCCATTTTGTTGTACGCTCCCCGCAGCTTAAACGAGAAGACCGATTGCATGTCTTCCCGCTTCAGCAAGAGTTTATTGTGCAACCGGGCAGACAGGTTAGGAGCCAGTTCCAGGGGGGTTTCCTGGGCAACATCATACACACGCGCTGTCAGAATCAGTTGCAGGTAGTCACAAAACATGGTGGGGGAGAAGCAGCAAAATAGCGGTGGGGATCCAATTCTACGCTGAATTAGTTTCAGGAATCCCAGTTTCAGGAATTGCGATTTCAGAAAACAAAGTTGCAAGAACTTCATCGCTCCTTTTCATAGAAGACGATTGAACCTGTTAAGCTGCTAAAGGAAAGACTGGGGTTTATTTATCGAATGCTTACTAATCTCATGCGCAAGACCTATGACCTGCACGTTGTTGAAACCCGTCCCCTGCTGAACCCCGCATTTATTCATAGTGAGTTACCAATCACAGAAGCGGCAGCATCTCTGGTGGGTGAAACCCGCGATCGCATTCGTGACATTTTGCAGGGTAAAGACCGGCGCTTGCTGGTGATCGTGGGTCCATGTTCGATTCACGATGTCGATGCTGCGCGTGAGTATGGCGAAAAGCTTTCCCAACTGCGTCTCGAGCTGGCAGAACAGCTTGAAATTGTGATGCGGGTCTACTTTGAAAAACCCCGCACAACCATTGGCTGGAAGGGATTAATCAATGATCCCCACCTGGATGGCAGCTACGACATCAATACAGGGCTACGGGTTGCCCGTAAATTGCTGCTGGATCTGGCTCACATGGGTTTGCCTGCCGCAACTGAACTGCTGGATCCGATTATCCCGCAATATATAGCTGACGTGATTTCCTGGACAGCCATTGGTGCCCGCACCACAGAAAGTCAGACCCACCGGGAAATGGCATCCGGTCTTTCAATGCCCGTTGGGTTCAAGAACGGCACAGATGGTAGTCTGCACGCCGCAGTCAATGCCATGTTGGC is from Leptothermofonsia sichuanensis E412 and encodes:
- a CDS encoding 3-deoxy-7-phosphoheptulonate synthase codes for the protein MLTNLMRKTYDLHVVETRPLLNPAFIHSELPITEAAASLVGETRDRIRDILQGKDRRLLVIVGPCSIHDVDAAREYGEKLSQLRLELAEQLEIVMRVYFEKPRTTIGWKGLINDPHLDGSYDINTGLRVARKLLLDLAHMGLPAATELLDPIIPQYIADVISWTAIGARTTESQTHREMASGLSMPVGFKNGTDGSLHAAVNAMLAASRPHHFLGINTHGLASIVTTTGNPDGHIVLRGGKSGPNYDQSSVEKAAQELARHKLNPRMMIDCSHDNANKDHTRQPVALQNIANQVKAGSSYIMGVMIESHLVAGNQPIPKDLSQLVYGQSITDACVDLPTTADMLRSLATAVSKSRFQMTGV